From a single Nostoc edaphicum CCNP1411 genomic region:
- the rpsU gene encoding 30S ribosomal protein S21, with product MTQVFVGENEGIESALRRFKREVSKAGIFPDMRKHRHFETPLEKHKRKEVARHKQRKRNFRRN from the coding sequence ATGACCCAAGTATTTGTGGGCGAAAATGAAGGAATTGAGTCAGCCTTGCGTCGATTTAAGAGGGAAGTTTCCAAAGCTGGTATTTTTCCAGATATGAGAAAGCATCGTCACTTTGAAACGCCTTTGGAAAAACACAAGCGCAAGGAAGTCGCAAGGCACAAACAACGCAAGAGAAATTTTCGTCGGAATTGA
- a CDS encoding hybrid sensor histidine kinase/response regulator, whose protein sequence is MIAVSVSKPIHILLVDDNPNNLKVLSEAIQGCGWKALMATDGESAIEQTEYARPDLILLDVMMAGIDGFETCRRLKTNPITQNIPVIFMTALADSTDKVTGLEIGAVDYITKPFQQEEVIARLKLHLKISHLTRTLEERVQNRTAELTQSLEQLQQTQLQMIQSEKMSTLGQMVAGIGHEINNPVGFIGGNISYIEEYVNNLLRLVSLQQQKLAQLDPEIQELVEEIDLEYLAEDLPKLLSSMRQGITRLKDISLSLRTFTRTDISSQVEFQIHQGIDSTLMLLKHRLKGNGDRPKIQVVTQYGELPAISCYPGQLNQVFMNIIANAIDAFDELDQNHSNQEITAYPNTITITTSVDSQQQTVTICIQDNGPGMLAEVQARIFEQSFTTKAVGKGTGLGLAISHQIIVEKHNGKVNCLSIPGEGTKFIITLPI, encoded by the coding sequence ATGATCGCTGTTTCTGTCTCGAAACCCATACATATTTTGTTGGTGGATGACAATCCAAACAATCTCAAGGTACTATCTGAAGCGATTCAGGGGTGTGGCTGGAAAGCCCTCATGGCAACAGATGGGGAGTCAGCGATCGAACAAACAGAATATGCCCGTCCCGATCTGATTCTCTTAGATGTGATGATGGCAGGTATTGATGGATTTGAAACTTGTCGCAGGCTGAAAACCAATCCCATCACTCAGAATATTCCGGTGATTTTCATGACTGCCCTGGCTGATTCTACAGATAAGGTGACAGGATTGGAAATTGGTGCAGTTGACTACATTACCAAACCCTTTCAACAGGAAGAAGTCATTGCCCGTTTAAAATTACACCTGAAAATTTCCCATCTCACCCGGACATTAGAAGAACGTGTGCAAAACCGCACCGCAGAATTAACTCAATCTCTAGAGCAGTTACAACAAACCCAACTACAAATGATCCAGAGTGAGAAAATGTCCACTCTCGGGCAGATGGTTGCAGGTATTGGTCATGAGATTAATAATCCGGTTGGTTTTATTGGCGGAAATATATCTTATATCGAGGAATATGTCAATAATTTGCTTCGCTTGGTGAGCCTCCAACAGCAGAAGCTAGCGCAGCTAGACCCGGAAATTCAAGAGCTTGTTGAAGAAATCGACTTGGAGTATCTGGCAGAGGATCTGCCGAAGCTACTGTCATCAATGCGCCAGGGAATTACCCGTCTTAAAGATATTAGCCTTTCTCTGAGAACTTTTACTCGCACAGATATTTCATCTCAGGTGGAGTTTCAGATTCACCAAGGAATCGATAGCACCTTAATGCTGTTGAAACATCGACTCAAAGGCAATGGCGATCGCCCTAAAATCCAAGTTGTAACACAATACGGTGAATTACCTGCAATTAGTTGCTATCCCGGACAACTGAACCAGGTGTTCATGAATATTATCGCCAATGCGATTGATGCATTTGATGAACTCGATCAAAATCACTCCAATCAAGAGATTACTGCTTATCCGAACACCATCACCATTACCACATCAGTTGATTCTCAGCAACAAACCGTCACAATTTGCATCCAAGATAACGGCCCCGGTATGCTTGCTGAGGTGCAAGCTAGAATTTTTGAGCAATCTTTCACAACCAAGGCTGTGGGTAAGGGAACCGGGCTAGGATTAGCTATTAGCCACCAAATTATTGTTGAGAAACACAATGGAAAAGTGAACTGTTTGTCAATCCCCGGTGAGGGGACAAAGTTTATTATTACTCTGCCCATTTGA
- a CDS encoding DUF928 domain-containing protein — protein MKRRYLASTLSVIALITSSAWTTAHAVSFTPPTNNGAPRQATGGASRGSIFTPSAGKGAPRQATGGASRGKLFTPSAGTGAPRQATGGASRGKLFTPSAGTGAPRQATGGASRGKLFTPAAGKGAPQQASGGASRVGTYYLNPSTVKTTEPAALIALLPQSFYGTTVSERPTILVYLPSSNAQEALFSLKDEAGNMQHQMNIPVAGKTGIIAIKLPANAPALAVGKNYQWFLALKVDGQLSPSTPYVDGWVQRIQPNAELVTAMQEKDALKQATALGKNGVWYDCVATLAATYTAQPNNATLRKQWEELLSSVSLKEIVTASLLASNN, from the coding sequence ATGAAACGTCGATATTTAGCTAGTACATTGAGCGTCATCGCTCTGATAACTAGCAGTGCATGGACTACTGCCCATGCTGTTAGCTTTACCCCACCCACCAACAATGGTGCGCCCAGACAAGCAACCGGAGGAGCTTCTAGAGGTAGCATCTTTACACCTAGTGCCGGGAAAGGTGCGCCTAGACAAGCAACAGGAGGAGCGTCTCGCGGCAAGCTCTTTACACCTAGTGCCGGGACAGGTGCGCCTAGACAAGCAACAGGAGGAGCGTCTCGCGGCAAGCTCTTTACACCTAGTGCCGGGACAGGTGCGCCCAGACAAGCAACAGGAGGAGCTTCTCGCGGCAAGCTCTTTACACCTGCTGCCGGAAAAGGCGCTCCCCAACAAGCAAGTGGGGGTGCTTCTCGCGTTGGTACTTACTACTTGAATCCATCAACTGTAAAGACAACAGAACCAGCAGCACTAATCGCCCTCTTGCCCCAAAGCTTCTATGGCACAACAGTGTCTGAACGTCCTACAATTCTGGTGTATCTCCCGTCTTCCAATGCCCAAGAAGCCTTGTTCAGCCTCAAGGATGAAGCTGGCAACATGCAACATCAGATGAACATTCCAGTTGCAGGAAAAACTGGGATAATCGCGATCAAATTACCAGCGAATGCGCCCGCTTTAGCTGTTGGTAAAAACTATCAATGGTTCCTAGCGCTCAAAGTAGATGGACAACTCAGCCCCAGTACGCCTTATGTCGATGGTTGGGTTCAGCGTATCCAGCCCAATGCTGAGTTGGTAACAGCAATGCAAGAAAAAGATGCTCTGAAACAGGCTACAGCTTTGGGTAAAAACGGTGTTTGGTATGACTGTGTAGCAACACTTGCAGCGACATACACAGCCCAACCTAACAATGCAACTCTCCGCAAACAATGGGAAGAACTTCTGTCTTCAGTGAGTTTGAAGGAGATTGTAACAGCGAGCTTATTGGCATCTAACAACTAA
- a CDS encoding RNA recognition motif domain-containing protein, with protein sequence MSIYVGNLSYEVTQEDLNSVFAEHGTVKRVQLPTDRETGRPRGFAFVEMGTEAEETAAIDALDGAEWMGRDLKVNKAKPKEDRGGSFGGGNRGNSGGGGGYNRNRY encoded by the coding sequence ATGTCAATTTATGTAGGTAATCTATCCTACGAGGTCACACAAGAAGACCTCAATTCTGTTTTTGCCGAACACGGTACTGTAAAACGGGTTCAGTTGCCTACTGACCGTGAAACAGGACGTCCACGCGGCTTTGCTTTCGTAGAGATGGGCACAGAAGCTGAAGAAACAGCTGCCATTGATGCTCTTGATGGTGCTGAGTGGATGGGACGCGATCTCAAAGTAAATAAGGCTAAACCAAAAGAAGATAGAGGCGGTTCCTTTGGTGGTGGAAACCGAGGCAACAGTGGTGGTGGCGGCGGATATAACAGAAATCGCTACTAA
- a CDS encoding CHASE2 domain-containing protein, with protein sequence MWRRFQAFIQHTRSVLIITPSVALTVMVGQSLGLFNLPEWKIRDEWVRQQSSEAIADEIVIVTIDERDIQSVRKWPIPDWALAQLLEKIRSQQPRAIGLDLYRDLPEGSGHDQLVQVFGNTPNLIGVEKITGERVNPPPELKKKDQVGLADLVLDGDRFVRRALLTAEDAKEQNTIKAGLATLVALKYLEAEGISLESIDPQKQKFQLGKEIYLPLQNQEAGYTDADLGGYQILLNWHGSEAAFRTVAMRDVLAGKIPANLMRDRMVFIGSVASSTNDFFSTPFSSWMSAQKPTPGVVIHANIAHQLVRGAKTGKASLHGVSGTFLSLWIVLWSFAGSTGSWLLSNSKLRIPGGKILWATVGISGTCVWGGYGMFLHGVLIPVTPALAAFIGSVIATTNAYKQRKLEETNRQLEIANSQLLDYSKTLETKVEERTHELVEAKQAADAANQAKSEFLANMSHELRTPLNGILGFAQVLEGSPNMTAKNLEGVSIIYQCGSHLLMLINDILDLSKIEARKLDLVVTSVHLPNFLHGVTEICGIRAEQKGIGFNVLISDRLPLAIEVDEKRLRQVLINLLGNAIKFTDSGSVTFKVEVLGTGDWGLESKEAEEQRGNFSPIPNPQSPTIKIRFQIEDTGIGMSPDQLEKIFLPFEQVGKAGQRSEGTGLGLAISQRIAALMGSGIQVQSHLGEGSLFWLDLTVPVPLAHDWHGGAIAPTTQKITGIRGSAPQILIVDDDRNHCSMLTSLLQEIGCRTLEASDGKNGLQMATEHNPDVILLDLAMPNMDGFELMVHLQGNPQTRSIPIIVSSASVFEENRQRSLEAGATAFLPKPLQIDELLNRLRSLLGVEWMYAKSSSQQPSPKAEWVLPSEDILQQLYHLAMMGDISAIEGMVGELVEHNSQLAPFAAELNKLTANFQTGKIRKFLKSFVTTELHP encoded by the coding sequence ATGTGGCGCAGATTCCAGGCTTTTATCCAACATACTCGCAGCGTCTTAATTATTACTCCCAGCGTTGCTTTAACGGTTATGGTTGGGCAATCGTTGGGACTTTTCAATTTACCGGAATGGAAAATTCGCGACGAATGGGTTCGTCAGCAATCTTCAGAGGCGATCGCTGATGAAATTGTGATTGTCACAATTGATGAGCGCGATATCCAATCGGTGCGTAAATGGCCAATTCCAGACTGGGCGCTGGCACAATTACTAGAAAAAATCCGATCGCAACAACCCCGCGCCATTGGACTGGATCTCTATCGAGATTTACCGGAAGGAAGCGGACACGATCAACTTGTTCAAGTCTTTGGCAACACTCCCAATTTGATCGGAGTTGAGAAAATTACTGGTGAACGAGTCAATCCCCCACCGGAATTGAAAAAAAAGGATCAGGTAGGATTAGCAGATTTAGTGTTGGATGGCGATCGCTTTGTGCGTCGTGCCCTGCTGACAGCTGAAGATGCCAAAGAGCAAAACACCATTAAAGCCGGACTGGCAACCCTTGTAGCCCTGAAGTACCTTGAAGCTGAAGGCATTAGCTTAGAAAGCATTGACCCCCAAAAGCAAAAGTTCCAGTTGGGCAAGGAAATTTACCTGCCACTGCAAAATCAAGAAGCAGGTTACACCGATGCCGATTTAGGAGGCTACCAAATTCTGCTCAATTGGCATGGTTCAGAAGCAGCATTTCGTACAGTTGCGATGCGCGATGTGTTAGCAGGGAAAATTCCAGCAAATTTGATGCGCGATCGCATGGTATTTATTGGGTCAGTTGCCTCTAGTACTAATGATTTCTTCAGCACACCCTTCTCTTCCTGGATGTCTGCTCAAAAACCGACTCCAGGTGTCGTTATTCATGCCAATATTGCTCATCAACTAGTACGAGGGGCAAAAACAGGAAAAGCCAGCTTACATGGCGTTTCTGGCACTTTCCTGTCGCTGTGGATTGTTTTGTGGTCTTTTGCTGGTTCTACTGGTAGTTGGTTGTTATCCAATAGCAAGCTGCGGATTCCCGGTGGCAAAATTCTTTGGGCAACTGTAGGCATCAGTGGAACCTGTGTATGGGGTGGCTATGGGATGTTTTTGCATGGTGTTTTAATTCCGGTAACACCCGCCTTAGCTGCGTTTATCGGTAGTGTGATTGCCACAACAAATGCCTATAAACAGCGGAAGTTAGAAGAAACAAATCGCCAACTAGAAATTGCCAACAGTCAACTCTTGGATTATTCCAAAACCCTGGAGACAAAAGTCGAAGAACGCACTCATGAATTAGTTGAGGCAAAGCAAGCTGCCGATGCTGCCAATCAGGCCAAGAGTGAGTTTCTCGCCAACATGAGCCACGAACTACGTACACCTCTCAATGGCATCCTTGGTTTTGCCCAAGTACTAGAAGGATCGCCAAACATGACGGCTAAAAACCTCGAAGGAGTCAGCATCATCTACCAATGCGGATCGCACCTCCTAATGCTGATTAATGACATTCTCGATCTCTCGAAGATAGAAGCGAGGAAATTGGATTTGGTTGTCACCAGTGTGCATCTGCCCAATTTCTTACATGGTGTGACTGAAATTTGTGGTATCCGAGCTGAACAGAAAGGGATTGGATTTAACGTATTAATTAGCGATCGCCTACCACTTGCCATTGAAGTCGATGAAAAACGGCTGCGGCAAGTGTTGATTAACTTGCTGGGCAACGCGATCAAATTTACAGATAGCGGTAGCGTAACGTTCAAAGTAGAGGTGCTGGGGACTGGGGACTGGGGACTGGAGAGCAAAGAAGCAGAGGAGCAGAGGGGTAATTTTTCACCAATCCCCAATCCTCAATCCCCAACAATCAAGATTCGTTTTCAGATTGAAGACACGGGTATTGGGATGTCACCAGACCAACTGGAAAAAATATTTTTGCCCTTTGAGCAAGTGGGTAAAGCAGGGCAGCGATCTGAAGGGACTGGCTTGGGATTGGCCATTAGCCAAAGAATTGCGGCATTGATGGGGAGCGGAATTCAGGTGCAGAGTCACCTAGGTGAAGGAAGTTTATTTTGGCTAGATTTGACAGTACCAGTACCACTGGCTCATGACTGGCATGGAGGAGCAATTGCCCCAACTACCCAGAAAATTACTGGGATTCGGGGTAGTGCGCCGCAGATTCTCATTGTTGATGACGATCGCAACCACTGTTCTATGTTGACCAGTTTGTTGCAAGAAATTGGTTGTCGAACCTTAGAAGCGAGCGATGGCAAAAATGGGCTACAGATGGCAACTGAACACAATCCAGATGTGATTCTGCTCGATTTAGCCATGCCCAATATGGATGGTTTTGAACTAATGGTTCACTTGCAAGGAAATCCGCAAACCCGCTCTATTCCCATTATTGTCTCTAGTGCCAGTGTCTTTGAAGAAAATCGTCAGCGGAGTTTAGAGGCAGGGGCAACAGCATTCCTGCCCAAACCCCTCCAGATTGACGAACTACTTAATAGACTGCGATCGCTGTTAGGAGTGGAGTGGATGTATGCCAAATCTTCGTCTCAGCAGCCGTCTCCCAAAGCTGAATGGGTTCTACCATCTGAGGATATTTTGCAACAACTCTATCATCTGGCAATGATGGGAGATATCTCAGCGATCGAGGGAATGGTAGGGGAACTGGTTGAGCATAACAGTCAGCTAGCTCCCTTCGCGGCAGAGTTAAACAAACTCACTGCCAATTTCCAAACCGGAAAAATCCGTAAGTTCCTCAAATCATTTGTCACAACGGAGTTACATCCATGA
- a CDS encoding CHAT domain-containing protein: MLLQIKQRRWLYISLSILSLCLAVAITPARASLQVPTTSTLNVSASTAQPINWLEQGRNLYHSGRFVEAVTVWQTAAQQYHTQGDRLNEALSLSYLSLAQQELNQWEAAQQSIEQSLKLLQTSIPSADAILWAQALNTQANLQLHTGKAEIAIASWQQAQKYYDQAGDTMGSLGSQINQAQALQSLGFYRRSKQQLEALTEKLQEMPDNEIKVSGLRSLGLALQIIGDSGKSQQVLEQSLAIARQISAQPQLSSILISLGQTAVDLEDPETGLDYFEQAQQVATNPSDQLQARLAQFKLFLNYDKPEFANPLAPQLLQQLRELPPSHTSLYAAINFVATVNHHQSNSAEILPLKDLAQLMAVTVKSAQQIQDTRAEAYALHQWGKLYRRTQQVSQAQELTQKSLNIARQLQANDIIAQSAWQVGQLYKQQGDRSKAITAYTEAVNALKALRGDLVAINPDVQFSFRTSVEPVYRELVDLLLESEKAGEQGTGSRENKEKLGQGYKPKAFASALRPPASDQPSQAALMQARELIEALQIAELDNFFREACLDRTQQIDQVDPTATVVYPIILPDRLTVILSKAGQPLRSYVIHKSQAEIEQTLENFLVTLNPVSDSKDRDRLSQQIYNWLIRPAEVDQAFIDTKTLVFVLDGRLRNIPIAALFDGKQYLIEKYAVALSPGLQLMATRSNHIGAIVGGISQSRAGFSALPAVESEVKQISKAMSSSLLLNQEFTSQALAELVKSSSAGIVHLATHGQFSSRLEDTFLLTWDGQVNVKELSELLKNRGSDPSKAIELLVLSACDTAAGDDRAVLGLAGLAVKSGARSTIATLWPVKDRAAAMLMTRFYDQLRQPKITKAEALRQAQINLIHQTDFHDPFFWSGFVLIGNWI; this comes from the coding sequence ATGCTTTTACAAATTAAACAACGTCGTTGGCTATATATCAGCCTAAGTATTTTGAGCTTGTGTTTGGCAGTGGCCATTACACCTGCTAGAGCATCTCTGCAAGTACCAACAACTTCTACCCTGAATGTGTCTGCATCCACTGCCCAACCGATCAATTGGCTAGAACAGGGACGAAATCTCTACCATTCAGGACGTTTTGTGGAAGCTGTTACAGTTTGGCAAACGGCAGCACAACAGTATCATACCCAAGGCGATCGCTTGAACGAAGCTCTAAGCTTGAGTTACCTTTCACTGGCACAACAGGAACTTAATCAATGGGAAGCAGCCCAACAGTCTATTGAGCAAAGTCTGAAACTATTGCAAACCTCTATTCCCTCTGCTGATGCAATTCTTTGGGCACAAGCACTCAATACCCAAGCAAATTTGCAATTACATACTGGCAAAGCCGAAATTGCGATCGCCAGTTGGCAACAAGCTCAAAAATATTATGACCAAGCAGGCGACACAATGGGAAGCCTGGGTAGTCAAATCAACCAGGCACAAGCTTTACAAAGTTTAGGATTTTATCGGCGTTCTAAACAACAGTTGGAGGCGCTAACTGAAAAACTCCAAGAGATGCCAGACAATGAAATCAAAGTTAGCGGATTGCGATCGCTTGGTTTGGCCTTGCAAATAATTGGCGACTCTGGTAAAAGTCAACAGGTTTTAGAGCAAAGTTTAGCGATCGCTCGCCAAATTTCAGCCCAACCCCAGTTAAGTTCTATTCTGATCAGCCTGGGACAAACTGCCGTTGACTTGGAAGATCCAGAAACAGGATTAGATTACTTCGAGCAGGCTCAACAGGTAGCCACCAACCCAAGCGATCAGTTGCAAGCGCGTTTAGCTCAGTTTAAACTTTTCCTCAATTACGATAAACCGGAGTTTGCTAACCCACTCGCACCTCAACTACTCCAACAACTCCGAGAACTACCCCCTAGTCATACATCTCTCTACGCAGCAATCAATTTTGTTGCTACTGTCAATCATCACCAGTCAAACTCTGCCGAAATCCTACCACTCAAAGATTTGGCGCAACTAATGGCAGTCACAGTCAAGTCTGCACAGCAAATCCAAGATACTCGAGCAGAAGCTTATGCATTGCATCAGTGGGGAAAACTCTATCGTCGTACACAGCAGGTATCACAAGCACAGGAGTTAACTCAGAAATCCCTCAACATTGCCCGTCAACTCCAAGCTAACGATATCATTGCTCAATCGGCTTGGCAGGTGGGACAGTTGTATAAGCAACAAGGCGATCGCTCAAAAGCAATTACTGCCTATACAGAAGCAGTCAATGCTTTAAAGGCATTACGGGGGGATTTGGTTGCTATCAACCCTGATGTTCAGTTCTCTTTTCGCACCAGTGTGGAGCCTGTCTATCGGGAACTGGTTGATTTACTTCTAGAGAGTGAAAAAGCAGGGGAGCAGGGAACAGGGAGCAGGGAGAATAAAGAGAAATTGGGGCAAGGGTACAAACCCAAGGCATTTGCCTCTGCACTCCGCCCCCCTGCCTCTGATCAACCCAGTCAAGCAGCACTGATGCAAGCTCGTGAATTAATTGAGGCACTCCAAATTGCCGAACTCGATAACTTTTTTCGGGAAGCCTGTTTAGATAGAACTCAACAAATTGATCAAGTTGATCCCACTGCAACTGTCGTTTATCCGATTATCCTGCCAGATCGTTTAACAGTAATCCTCTCAAAAGCAGGGCAACCACTCCGTTCCTATGTCATTCACAAATCTCAAGCTGAAATTGAGCAAACTCTGGAAAACTTTTTGGTTACTCTTAACCCTGTTTCGGATTCCAAAGATCGGGATCGATTATCCCAACAGATTTATAATTGGTTGATTCGTCCAGCAGAGGTGGATCAAGCATTCATTGATACTAAGACATTGGTGTTTGTTTTGGACGGTCGGTTGCGAAATATTCCTATAGCAGCTCTTTTTGACGGTAAGCAATATCTGATCGAGAAGTATGCTGTAGCGCTCTCACCAGGATTGCAATTGATGGCTACGCGATCAAACCACATCGGTGCGATCGTCGGTGGCATCAGCCAATCCCGCGCTGGTTTTAGTGCTTTACCCGCAGTGGAATCAGAAGTGAAACAAATCTCCAAGGCGATGTCCTCCTCTCTGTTGCTGAACCAGGAATTCACCAGTCAAGCCCTTGCTGAACTGGTGAAATCTAGTAGCGCAGGTATTGTCCACCTAGCAACCCACGGACAGTTTAGTTCCCGCCTCGAAGATACCTTCTTGCTCACTTGGGATGGACAAGTCAACGTTAAGGAGTTATCTGAACTCTTGAAAAATCGGGGTAGCGATCCATCAAAAGCCATAGAGTTGCTGGTACTAAGTGCCTGCGATACAGCAGCCGGAGATGATCGCGCCGTCCTGGGATTGGCGGGTTTAGCTGTTAAATCCGGCGCACGCTCAACTATTGCCACCCTATGGCCCGTCAAAGATCGGGCAGCTGCAATGCTGATGACTCGCTTTTATGACCAACTGCGACAACCTAAAATAACTAAAGCCGAAGCACTAAGACAAGCACAAATTAACTTAATTCACCAAACTGATTTTCACGATCCGTTCTTTTGGTCTGGCTTTGTTTTGATCGGTAACTGGATTTAG